The genomic interval CCTGCAGCTCGCCCTCCCACGTTTTGCAGATCCAGCCCTTCTTCGAGAGCTTCATGAGCACACCGGCGCGATGACCCGATGAGTAGGTGAAGGTCATGGCGGCGTACGACCAGACGAACAGCGCCAACAGCGGAACGCCAAAAAGCGTCAGCAGCGTGAGCTTCCCCCAATGCCGGCGGGCGAAGCTCTTGCGGGGGGGAGGGGCGAGGGCCGCGACGTCTTCGGTGTTCAGTTCGCGGTCGGGAAGTCCGGGATCCTGGGCCATGATGCGGGCGAGGGCTGCTACCTTTGACCGGTCAGCAGCATGGGGAAGGCAGAGTGACGTTCAAGAGACGTCGGCATACGGTGACGGTCGCGGTGGGTGGGGTCAAGGTTGGATCGGGCCATCCGGTGGTCGTCCAGTCGATGACGAACACCGACACGGCCGATGCCGCCGCGACGGCTGATCAGGTGCAGGCCCTGGCGGAGGCTGGTTCCCAGCTCGTGCGCGTCACGGTGAACACCGATGAGGCGGCGGAGGCGGTCCCGGAGCTGATCCGGCGTCTCGAAGACCGAGGGTGCCAAGTCCCCATCGTGGGCGACTTCCACTACAACGGTCATCTCCTGCTGACTCGCCACCCGCAGTGTGCGCGTGCCCTCGCCAAGTACCGGATCAATCCAGGCAACGTCGGGAGCAAGCGACGGGACGAGAACTTTCGGACCATCGCGCAGGTGGCCGCCGACGAGGGAAAGCCGGTGCGAATCGGCGTGAACTGGGGGTCGCTCGACCAGGATCTCCTGACGCAGATGATGGACGACAACGCCCGTGATGCGCAGCCGCGTGACGCGAGGGACGTGTACATCGAGGCCATGCTGGAGAGCGCGCTCCGGTCTGCGGCTCTCGCCGAGGACGTGGGGCTCGCGCACGACCGCATCATCATCTCGGCCAAGGTGTCGCAGGTGCAGGACCTGGTTGAGGTGTATCGTCGCCTTGGGACCCGCTGCGACTTTCCGTTGCACCTCGGCCTCACCGAGGCCGGTCTGGGGAGCAAGGGGATCATTGCGAGCACCGCGGGTCTCTCGATCCTGCTCGCCGAGGGGATCGGTGACACGATTCGCGTTTCGCTGACGCCGCGGCCCGGGGGCGACCGCACGGAAGAGGTGTTCGTGGCGCAGCAGGTGCTCCAGTCCCTGGGCCTGCGTGCCTTTGCGCCGCAGGTCACGGCCTGCCCCGGGTGCGGGCGAACAACCAGCACCTTCTTTCAACACATGGCAGAAGACATTCAGCACTTCCTGCGCGAGCAGATGCCAGAGTGGCGGCAGCGGTACACCGGCGTGGAGGAACTCAAGGTCGCCGTGATGGGGTGCGTGGTGAACGGGCCCGGTGAGTCGAAGCACGCGAACATCGGGATCTCCCTGCCGGGTACGTTCGAGGAACCCAAGGCACCCGTGTACGTGGATGGGGCGTTGCGCACCACACTCAAGGGCGACCGGATCGTCCCGGAGTTCCTGGAGATCCTCGAGTCGTACGTCGCCGAACGCTACGGCGGTGGAGCCCGCTAGCCGGGAAGCGACTCCAGTTCGCGCACGACCTGCGCATACTCGTCCATGATCGGCGCGTCAAATCCCATGGCCACGAGGCGGTCATGAACCCGGCGGTACCAGCGCACCGCAGTGTCACGCCCACCCGAGAGGCGGCTCCACACGGAGGCCGGGTCGACCGTGCGGCGAACGTCGGCCACGAGTGAGGCGGCACCGTGCAATTTGTCAGCGGCGCAGACCCACCGGGCCGCGGGCGTCGCGGCCGCCAGTCGAGCGAGCAGATCATCGCGCCGTTCGTCAGGGGTGAGTTCGACGCCTTCATCGTCGGCGCGACGCTGGGTGACGCTCACCAGCGTGGTGAACACGCCCGCGCCGAACTTCTCGGACAATCGCTGTTGCAGCACCTCGCGTGAATAGCCGTCCCGCGACCAGTCGTCAACGACGTCGTGCAGGATCCCCGCAATGACGATCGACTCGTCCTGGCCATAGCGCGTGAGAATGATTGCCACGTTGGCCGGCTGCGTCAGGTACGGGGCCCGCATGCCCCGGCGCACCTGCTGATCGTGGTGCTTGGCCGCAAAGGCCAGTGCGTGGTTGATGCGGTCGGAGTATCCGGTCACGACACGTCGAGGGAGGGTGCGGGACAACTTATGCCGTGAATCGCAACCGCGGCAAACCTCACCCAGCGAGCGCGACGACGGGGACGCGACCTTGCCAGAGCACCACGCCGCGCACGCGCGCCCCGGCATCGATCAGCGTGGCCACTGCGCGTGCCAGCGTCGCGAGTCGTGTGGTGCCCTGGACGGCACAGACGATCACGTCATCGCCCGCACGAACCTTCTGCGCCAGCAGGGATGGCGAGACGATCACCGTCGCATCATGGCGCCGCGCGGCGCGCACGACATCGGCGACGAGTGCCTGACCTTCGGATGGCCCGAGAGAACGGTCGCGCGTCCCGCTTGGCAACACATCCATCGTGCGGCTGCGGCCGACGGCGACGGTGTGCAACGATTCTGTCCACCTGCGCAGGTTGGCGACCACCGCGGCAAGGCCCGGTGAATCGGGAAGCTGGAGGACGTGACGTACGGGGCTCGCTGCAAAGTCGGTATCGACCAGCAGCGTTGACCGCGCGTCCACGGCGAGGACGGCCGCGAGATTGGCGCCAACGATTGCGGAGACCACCGAGTCGTCGCCGGTGACCGTCACGATCCCCTCGCGCGGCCAGAGCGACGTGAGATGCCACGCGAGGATGCGGTACTCGTCCGACGTGGGGTCGAGCAAGGGCGCGATCGAACGATCGGCCGCCCGTCGCGCCCGCTGTGCAGGAACCTCCCGGCGGCTGGCCATCGTCAGTACCCGCAGTCCGGACAAGCGCTCCGCTTCAGCGGCATCCGCCACGCGTGGGCTGCGCATTTCATCGGTGAGCGCGAAGGCGAACGCCAGGAACACTGCGACCACGGCAGCGCCCGCGAGCATCACGGGCAGCGGGGCAAGCTGCGTCCGACGGCGCTCGACGGCCGCGGCGCTGTCGCGGGCGGCGTTCGTGAGATGTGCGCTCGCCAAGGTTCGGTCAGCGGCGACCGCTGCCACGCGCGCTCGGCCGAGTGCGAGCGACGCCTGCAAGGTGTCGGGCAGCGGACCCACGACTGGTGCATCGCCGGTCGTGGGCGAAGGGGTCGCGGCCGCCATGTCGTGGCGCAAGCGCGCGAGTTCCTCCTCACCAAGCGCCTGAAGCGAGCGGCCCAGTTCGTTGGCGCGCGTAGTCAGCGCCACAAAGACCGGATCAACGGTCGCTCCGCCACCGAGGTCGTCACGCTCGCGCTCGACATCGATGAGCGAGTCGACCAGCGCGCGCGCGCGGACATCAGCACGTAGCGCAGCGGATTCCCCAAGCGCGCGATAGCTGGCAGTGAGCGGAGCCGCAGCTACGCGCTGGAGCAGGGCTGACAGCGTTCGCACCAAACCCGCAAGCGAATCGCTGCGAACCGAGTCAGCCGCTGGCGCTGGCAGCGCGGTTGCGGCCGCCAGGGCGCGAGCGTGGGCGACGCGCGCGGCTGCCAGGAGCGCTTCTGCGTCGGCAACCGCAGTGCGCGCCGCTGCGGCGCGGCGGCCCAGCGCCACGGTGTCGAGACGTGTGGTGGCCGGAGGATT from Gemmatimonadaceae bacterium carries:
- the ispG gene encoding flavodoxin-dependent (E)-4-hydroxy-3-methylbut-2-enyl-diphosphate synthase, giving the protein MTFKRRRHTVTVAVGGVKVGSGHPVVVQSMTNTDTADAAATADQVQALAEAGSQLVRVTVNTDEAAEAVPELIRRLEDRGCQVPIVGDFHYNGHLLLTRHPQCARALAKYRINPGNVGSKRRDENFRTIAQVAADEGKPVRIGVNWGSLDQDLLTQMMDDNARDAQPRDARDVYIEAMLESALRSAALAEDVGLAHDRIIISAKVSQVQDLVEVYRRLGTRCDFPLHLGLTEAGLGSKGIIASTAGLSILLAEGIGDTIRVSLTPRPGGDRTEEVFVAQQVLQSLGLRAFAPQVTACPGCGRTTSTFFQHMAEDIQHFLREQMPEWRQRYTGVEELKVAVMGCVVNGPGESKHANIGISLPGTFEEPKAPVYVDGALRTTLKGDRIVPEFLEILESYVAERYGGGAR
- a CDS encoding HD domain-containing protein — translated: MTGYSDRINHALAFAAKHHDQQVRRGMRAPYLTQPANVAIILTRYGQDESIVIAGILHDVVDDWSRDGYSREVLQQRLSEKFGAGVFTTLVSVTQRRADDEGVELTPDERRDDLLARLAAATPAARWVCAADKLHGAASLVADVRRTVDPASVWSRLSGGRDTAVRWYRRVHDRLVAMGFDAPIMDEYAQVVRELESLPG